Below is a window of Frankiaceae bacterium DNA.
CCGCCATCTCGCCCGACGCGAGCCGCTCGCGCAGCACCGCCTCGCACGAGGCGGCCCACTCGGGCGAGGAGTGGTCGACGTCCATGGCGTCGTACATGACGCGGCGCAGCCGCACGAGGTCGGGGGCGTCGTCGGGAGTCGCGCGGCGCAGCGGCATTCTGCGATTGTCTCAACCATGGCGGAGGAGCTCTCGTACGAAGCGGCGCGGGCCGAGCTCGAGGACGTCGTCCGCCGCCTCGAAGCGGGCGGCCTCGCACTGGAGGAGTCGCTCGCGCTGTGGGAGCGCGGCGAGGCACTCGCCAAGGTCTGCCAGGACTGGCTGGACGGCGCCCGCGCCCGCCTCGACGCGGTCCGCGCCGAGGGCTCCTAGCAGGCTCTGGCGAAACGCCACCGTGGTCACCCGCGGTGACGACACCGTCCGTCACGTACGCAACCGGGAGCCCTTTCCATCCTGGCTCGGCCAGGACGCTCCAGCACGCTGCGCCGCAGGCATCTCAGCGCTGGAGCGCAGTAAGGGGGCTCGTGCACCCAGTTGACGCACCGGCACGCGCTGCCGCGCGGCCGATCCGGCCGCTGCTGCGCACTCAGGATGGAAAAGGCTCC
It encodes the following:
- a CDS encoding exodeoxyribonuclease VII small subunit; this translates as MAEELSYEAARAELEDVVRRLEAGGLALEESLALWERGEALAKVCQDWLDGARARLDAVRAEGS